Proteins encoded together in one Passer domesticus isolate bPasDom1 chromosome 6, bPasDom1.hap1, whole genome shotgun sequence window:
- the FOXA1 gene encoding hepatocyte nuclear factor 3-alpha, with protein MLGTVKMEGHETGDWNSYYADTQEAYSSVPVSNMNSGLGSMNTMNTYMTMNTMTTSGNMTSSSFNMSYANTGLGAGLSPGAVAGMPAGSAGPVNGMPAGVAAMGTALSPGGINAMSAQPAPMNGLSPYGGMNPCMSPMAYTQSNLGRTRDAKSFKRTYPHAKPPYSYISLITMAIQQAPSKMLTLSEIYQWIMDLFPYYRQNQQRWQNSIRHSLSFNDCFVKVARSPDKPGKGSYWTLHPDSGNMFENGCYLRRQKRFKCEKPANSKASQEGRKDQAGASNSSSNSPLHRGHNKPAQLDTATSLSSSNPSTSPQSMDHSGSSTELKTSASAASSTISSVPTLASVPHPPHSLAHEPQLHLKGDPHYSFNHPFSINNLMSSSEQQHKLDFKAYEQALQYSSYGASIPGGLPLGSASMAGRSSIEPSALEPSYYQGVYSRPVLNTS; from the exons ATGTTAGGGACTGTGAAAATGGAAGGGCATGAAACAGGCGACTGGAACAGCTACTACGCCGACACTCAGGAG GCCTATTCCTCGGTGCCCGTGAGCAACATGAACTCGGGGCTGGGCTCCATGAACACCATGAACACCTACATGACCATGAACACCATGACGACGAGCGGCAACATGACCTCCAGCTCCTTCAACATGTCCTACGCCAACACGGGCCTGGGGGCTGGGCTGAGTCCCGGCGCCGTGGCCGGCATGCCGGCAGGCTCGGCGGGGCCCGTGAACGGCATGCCGGCCGGCGTGGCCGCCATGGGCACGGCGCTGAGCCCCGGTGGCATCAACGCCATGTCTGCCCAGCCGGCCCCCATGAACGGGCTGAGCCCCTACGGCGGCATGAACCCCTGCATGAGCCCCATGGCCTACACCCAGTCCAACCTCGGCAGGACACGGGATGCTAAGTCCTTCAAGCGGACCTACCCCCACGCCAAGCCGCCCTACTCCTACATCTCCCTCATCACCATGGCCATCCAGCAGGCACCCAGCAAGATGCTGACGCTGAGTGAGATCTACCAGTGGATCATGGACCTTTTCCCCTATTACCGACAGAACCAGCAGCGCTGGCAGAACAGCATCCGCCACTCGCTCTCTTTCAATGACTGTTTCGTCAAGGTGGCCCGGTCCCCCGACAAGCCCGGCAAGGGCTCCTATTGGACCCTGCACCCCGACTCCGGCAACATGTTTGAAAACGGCTGTTACCTCCGCCGGCAAAAGCGCTTCAAGTGCGAGAAGCCGGCGAACAGTAAAGCCTCTCAGGAGGGCAGGAAAGATCAGGCTGGGGCCTCGAATTCAAGCTCCAACTCCCCCCTGCACAGAGGCCACAACAAACCTGCGCAGCTGGATACGGCCACCTCTCTCTCCAGCTCCAACCCGTCCACCAGCCCTCAGTCTATGGACCACAGTGGATCAAGCACGGAGCTAAAGACCTCGGCCTCGGCCGCCTCCTCCACCatcagctctgtgcccacctTGGCCTCCGTCCCACATCCCCCTCACTCATTAGCCCACGAACCCCAACTCCACCTCAAGGGTGATCCCCACTACTCCTTCAACCACCCGTTTTCCATCAACAACCTCATGTCCTCCtcggagcagcagcacaagctggACTTCAAAGCCTACGAGCAGGCGCTGCAATATTCCTCTTACGGGGCCAGCATCCCCGGCGGGCTGCCCCTTGGCAGCGCCTCCATGGCCGGCCGGAGCAGCATCGAGCCCTCGGCCCTAGAGCCCTCCTACTACCAAGGTGTGTATTCCAGACCCGTGCTAAACACCTCCTAG